A window from Bacteroidales bacterium encodes these proteins:
- a CDS encoding DNA-binding protein translates to MMTITFNELRKIKDSLPHGAIKDIAERLNIKEETVRNYFGASNYEHGESVGIHFGPGPDGGAVTIDDPTILNMAMKIAQEEGDLQN, encoded by the coding sequence ATTATGACAATAACATTCAATGAGTTAAGGAAAATCAAGGACAGTCTTCCGCACGGTGCTATCAAAGATATCGCGGAAAGGTTAAACATTAAAGAAGAAACCGTCAGAAATTACTTTGGAGCAAGCAATTATGAACACGGTGAAAGTGTAGGGATTCATTTCGGACCAGGACCTGACGGAGGAGCAGTTACCATTGATGATCCGACGATACTCAATATGGCCATGAAAATTGCACAGGAAGAAGGTGATCTACAGAACTAG
- a CDS encoding HD domain-containing protein: MDQLKKKLNALESDWMELLFAQLRTSFSGIHLPSHDHWHHYRVWQFVKIILAHLEGKGVVFNNHELTNLMLASLFHDVGLTQTLDEWHGKAGADICREFIESHKLNQSADLSTALEAIEKHDDKQYNQTLTRKGKPSLLAILSTADDLDAFGFIGVVRYAEIYLLRNTNIEDISDKVLNNADRRFLHFSREFYHFKVLVEQQRQRYESLVDFYKSVNPSPASNNHPGNMLRHIRNNIENRQNNSSLTDLLNPIDSEYIQSFKDQIIKEHNHFRNDSMDQFT; this comes from the coding sequence ATGGATCAACTGAAGAAAAAATTAAATGCACTCGAATCGGATTGGATGGAATTGTTATTCGCTCAGCTAAGAACTTCTTTTTCCGGAATCCATTTGCCCTCACATGATCATTGGCATCACTATAGAGTTTGGCAATTTGTAAAAATCATACTTGCTCACCTTGAAGGGAAAGGAGTTGTTTTCAACAACCATGAACTTACCAATCTGATGCTGGCTTCCCTGTTTCACGATGTGGGGCTGACTCAAACGCTTGATGAATGGCATGGTAAGGCAGGAGCCGATATATGCAGAGAATTTATTGAGTCTCACAAACTGAATCAATCCGCAGATTTGTCAACTGCATTGGAGGCAATTGAAAAACACGACGACAAACAATACAACCAAACGTTAACCCGCAAAGGCAAGCCCTCCCTTCTGGCTATTCTCAGTACTGCCGATGATCTGGATGCCTTCGGTTTTATAGGGGTTGTAAGGTATGCGGAAATCTACCTGCTTCGAAACACCAATATTGAAGATATTTCCGATAAAGTGCTCAACAATGCAGATCGCCGCTTCCTGCATTTTAGCAGGGAATTTTACCATTTTAAAGTACTGGTTGAGCAACAGCGACAGAGATATGAATCATTGGTGGATTTTTACAAGTCTGTAAACCCGTCTCCCGCTTCAAACAACCATCCCGGAAACATGCTTCGGCACATTCGAAACAATATCGAAAACCGGCAAAATAACAGCAGCCTGACTGATTTATTAAATCCCATTGATTCAGAATACATTCAAAGTTTTAAAGACCAAATCATCAAAGAACATAACCATTTCCGGAATGACAGCATGGATCAGTTTACCTGA
- a CDS encoding fumarylacetoacetate hydrolase family protein: MKIICIGRNYAEHAKEFGDEVPDKPVFFLKPDTSLIIRNRPFFYPGFSDEIHYETEIVLKINRLGKNISKKFAHRYYKEMTVGIDLTARDLQRECKKHGHPWEIAKAFGGSAPLGKFVNKERFGDIYNLNFGLQINGDVRQSGNTKDLIFDFEDLISYISRFFTLKMGDLIFTGTPAGVGPVQIEDRLTAYIEDKILLDFRIK, encoded by the coding sequence ATGAAGATTATATGTATTGGCAGGAATTATGCTGAGCATGCAAAAGAATTCGGCGATGAAGTTCCCGATAAACCTGTATTTTTCCTAAAACCCGATACATCCCTTATCATCAGAAACCGTCCTTTTTTTTATCCTGGATTTTCCGATGAAATTCACTATGAAACTGAAATTGTACTTAAAATAAACCGGCTAGGAAAAAATATCAGTAAAAAGTTCGCCCATCGGTATTATAAAGAGATGACCGTTGGCATTGACTTAACAGCCAGAGATCTTCAACGGGAATGTAAGAAGCACGGGCATCCCTGGGAGATAGCCAAAGCATTTGGGGGTTCGGCTCCACTTGGAAAATTCGTCAATAAGGAGAGGTTTGGGGATATTTACAATCTTAATTTTGGCCTTCAGATCAATGGAGATGTCAGGCAGTCAGGGAATACAAAGGATTTGATATTCGACTTTGAAGATTTGATCTCCTACATATCCCGCTTTTTTACACTTAAGATGGGTGATTTGATTTTTACGGGAACTCCTGCAGGAGTTGGACCGGTTCAAATTGAGGACCGGCTTACGGCTTATATTGAAGATAAAATTTTGCTTGATTTTCGGATCAAATAA
- a CDS encoding 3'-5' exonuclease, whose translation MELKLDKPIVFLDLETTGTNIVKDRIVEISLLKIHPNGKQESKTMTINPTIPIDPKSTEIHGISDEDVKNAPTFAEVAKEVQQFIEGCDLAGFNSTRFDLPLLAEEFLRADIEYDLKRHRFIDVQVIFHKMEKRTLAAAYKFYCKKDLTNAHSAEADTQATYEILKAQLEHYDSLNNDMDELAEFSSHNKNVDHVGRIIYDEKGREVFNFGKYKGQSVEKVLSKDPAYYGWIMNNEFPLYTKKILTSIKLRMFKQ comes from the coding sequence ATGGAGTTGAAACTTGATAAACCCATTGTTTTTCTGGACCTGGAAACCACAGGGACCAATATTGTAAAAGATCGTATTGTAGAAATCTCTCTTTTAAAGATTCACCCCAACGGGAAACAAGAGAGCAAAACCATGACAATCAACCCTACCATTCCCATTGATCCCAAATCAACGGAAATTCATGGTATCTCAGATGAGGATGTTAAGAATGCACCTACATTTGCTGAAGTGGCAAAGGAAGTACAGCAATTCATTGAAGGCTGTGATCTGGCCGGATTTAATTCAACCCGTTTTGACTTACCCCTTTTGGCAGAAGAATTTCTCAGGGCGGATATTGAATATGACCTGAAACGGCACAGGTTTATCGATGTACAGGTTATTTTTCATAAGATGGAAAAGCGAACCCTTGCTGCAGCCTATAAATTTTATTGTAAGAAGGATCTCACCAATGCTCACAGCGCTGAAGCCGATACTCAGGCTACCTATGAAATACTCAAGGCCCAGCTTGAGCATTATGATTCATTGAATAACGATATGGATGAACTCGCTGAGTTTTCTTCCCACAACAAAAATGTGGACCATGTCGGAAGGATCATATATGATGAAAAGGGGAGGGAGGTTTTTAATTTTGGAAAATACAAGGGTCAATCCGTGGAGAAAGTACTCTCCAAAGATCCGGCGTATTATGGATGGATCATGAACAATGAATTTCCGCTTTATACCAAGAAAATTTTGACTTCCATTAAATTGAGGATGTTTAAGCAGTAG
- the dnaN gene encoding DNA polymerase III subunit beta, whose protein sequence is MKFVISSTELLKHLQSIGRVISTKNTLPILDNFLFDLSGNELKITASDLETTLVTTIDLENVTDEGQIAIPARILMDMLKEFPEQPLTFNINMESLGIELNSENGKFNIVGQNAEDFPQVPEIKSEQETQIQLSSELMFQGIDKTIFATAEDELRPVMNGIYVELANDNITFVATDAHKLVRYRRQDVSPGQESSFIFPKKPASLLRNILSREESQVEVRFDDKNVQFVLPKYKIISRLTEGNYPNYDSVIPSDNPFRLTIDRLDFYNTVKRVSVFSNQASNLIKLSLEGNQLTVSAQDIDFSVSGRETLNCQYEGENMEIGFKSSFLLEILSNLNAREVLIELSDPSRAGLLYPAEKENEDEDILMLLMPMMVESESEEQEA, encoded by the coding sequence ATGAAATTTGTAATATCCAGCACTGAGTTATTGAAACATTTACAATCTATAGGAAGGGTTATCAGTACCAAGAACACATTACCCATACTCGATAATTTTCTTTTTGATCTGAGTGGGAATGAACTGAAAATTACAGCATCAGATTTGGAAACCACATTGGTCACCACTATCGATCTGGAGAATGTTACTGATGAGGGCCAGATTGCCATTCCTGCCAGAATATTAATGGATATGCTCAAGGAGTTTCCCGAGCAACCCCTTACATTTAATATCAATATGGAATCATTGGGTATTGAGCTAAATTCCGAGAACGGCAAGTTCAATATTGTGGGTCAGAATGCGGAAGATTTTCCTCAAGTACCGGAGATCAAAAGCGAACAGGAAACTCAGATTCAGTTGTCCTCGGAATTGATGTTTCAAGGAATTGATAAAACCATTTTTGCTACCGCCGAGGATGAGTTAAGGCCTGTGATGAATGGCATCTACGTGGAACTTGCTAATGACAACATTACTTTTGTGGCCACCGATGCACATAAGTTGGTTCGCTACAGAAGGCAGGATGTTTCTCCCGGTCAGGAATCTTCATTTATTTTCCCAAAAAAACCAGCTTCTTTGTTGAGGAATATTTTAAGCAGAGAAGAAAGCCAGGTTGAAGTTCGCTTTGATGATAAGAACGTTCAGTTTGTTCTGCCCAAATATAAAATCATTTCCAGATTAACGGAAGGCAATTATCCGAATTACGACAGTGTAATTCCTTCAGATAATCCATTCAGGCTTACCATTGACCGCCTGGATTTTTATAATACCGTTAAAAGGGTGTCTGTATTTTCCAATCAGGCCAGCAATCTGATAAAACTTAGTCTGGAAGGCAACCAGCTTACCGTTTCGGCACAAGACATTGACTTTTCCGTCTCCGGCCGTGAAACATTGAACTGTCAGTATGAAGGGGAGAACATGGAGATTGGTTTTAAGTCATCCTTTTTGCTTGAGATCCTTTCTAATTTAAATGCCCGTGAGGTGCTGATTGAATTATCCGATCCTTCCCGGGCCGGTTTGCTGTATCCCGCCGAGAAAGAAAATGAGGATGAAGACATTCTTATGCTTCTGATGCCCATGATGGTTGAATCAGAAAGTGAAGAGCAAGAAGCCTGA